A single genomic interval of Rosistilla ulvae harbors:
- a CDS encoding polysaccharide biosynthesis protein produces MLALLCRFGADEFLYSTITAQDTEFSRAISHSHATLLLSFGLLACAIIAWLGIRQPRDHDTILAVISTTVALILLQNRATAFQIRGRTFASSVTFPGAFLLVVVIAIAAGVDLKHAFFLAALISIIVTLPLVAKEGSNCEKREQISPRKLIAQMVPYAAINTNKVCFAWGASMYVVTILDAAALSTFVVASRLSAMFSLPANCLNAYVLRELTMNQSAGESVANYRLMTSVIRLSIAIQLLILLIYLCTFPIIAGAFRVDPIALLVVMTPLCVAQIFHGLSGPAGAFLLVHGQQHVVATISIVVAMFAFAFGYLGAANFGLIGLGIATGAMLVIQNIAFMVVMFRCHGNLPLSGFLGINSCASRSSIRVRL; encoded by the coding sequence ATGTTAGCTTTGCTATGTCGCTTTGGCGCTGACGAATTCTTGTATAGCACAATAACGGCTCAAGACACAGAATTCAGCCGCGCGATTTCGCATTCACATGCTACCTTACTACTAAGCTTCGGGCTTTTGGCTTGTGCAATCATCGCTTGGCTGGGAATCCGCCAGCCCAGAGACCATGACACGATACTTGCGGTTATCTCGACGACCGTTGCGCTTATCTTGTTACAGAACCGTGCGACTGCGTTTCAGATCAGAGGTCGGACCTTTGCCTCCAGCGTTACATTCCCCGGTGCATTTTTGTTAGTGGTTGTGATCGCTATCGCCGCTGGGGTAGATCTTAAGCATGCGTTTTTCTTGGCAGCACTGATTTCAATCATTGTGACGCTGCCACTGGTCGCGAAGGAAGGAAGCAATTGCGAAAAAAGGGAGCAGATTTCCCCTCGAAAGCTTATAGCACAAATGGTTCCATATGCCGCGATAAACACTAATAAAGTGTGCTTTGCTTGGGGCGCAAGCATGTACGTTGTCACGATCCTTGACGCCGCAGCGCTTTCGACATTTGTGGTCGCATCAAGGCTGTCGGCAATGTTCAGCCTACCGGCAAACTGTTTGAATGCGTATGTATTACGCGAACTTACGATGAATCAAAGTGCCGGCGAAAGTGTAGCAAACTACCGATTAATGACCAGCGTCATTCGTTTGAGTATCGCAATTCAATTACTTATCTTGTTAATTTACTTATGCACCTTTCCAATTATTGCGGGCGCATTCAGGGTTGATCCCATTGCACTCCTTGTTGTGATGACTCCGCTTTGCGTTGCACAAATTTTTCACGGTCTAAGTGGCCCAGCGGGAGCGTTTCTCTTGGTTCACGGGCAACAACACGTGGTGGCAACAATCAGTATCGTCGTCGCAATGTTTGCCTTTGCTTTTGGATACTTAGGCGCTGCCAACTTTGGCCTAATTGGACTCGGAATCGCGACGGGAGCAATGTTGGTAATTCAGAACATTGCCTTTATGGTTGTAATGTTCCGTTGCCACGGTAATCTGCCACTCTCAGGATTCCTTGGGATCAATAGCTGCGCAAGTCGCAGCTCTATTCGCGTGCGGTTATGA